CCCGCTTTTTTTCATGTATAACTAATCCCATGCAAGTGGAATCAATTATTTTTAAACGTTATCAACAAAAGTATGAAAAAAAATCTTTGGAATGGTGGTTTATTTCCTAGAAAATTACCACGAAAACCTATTGTTATGAAAACGCTGTTAGCTTTATTCCTATTTATGAATGTGAGTGTTGTCTCCACGTATGCACAACAACAGAAAAAAATGGATATTTCAGTGGACAAAATGCCATTGATAGATGTCCTTGTGCAAATCCGCCAAATGAGTGGTTTCGCTTTCGTATACGATAGTGATGCCGTGAAAAAAGCGGCGCCTGTATCACTGAAGATGAAAAATGTGACAGTTCAAGAGATTCTTGATAAATGTTTTGCCGGAACTTTATTTACTTACTTGATGGAAGATAATCTGGTGATCATTAAGCTACAGAAAAGTCCCGTGGTGGGGAAACAAGTTGAGAATCAAAAGATTACCGGTGTCGTGACGGACGAGAAAAAGATGCCGTTGCCCGGAGTAACGGTTGTGGTAAAAGGGGTAACTTTGGGGACAGCTACTGATATGAATGGTCGATTCTCTTTACTTTTACCAACAATAAAGGATGTATCTTTGCTCTTTTCATTCATCGGGATGGAAACAACGGAGGTGAAGTACACGGGACAAGATACGATCAATGTTGTGATGAAAGAGGAACAGTCCGAATTGTCGGAGGTCGTTGTAACGGGCTACCAGACCATCGATCGCCGGAAAAACACGAGTGCCGTTCAGTCTATTGAAATGGACAAGATCAAAGTTCCCGGGGTTCAGACGATAGATCAGTTACTCGAATCGCACGTACCGGGAATGATATTCATGCAAAATTCCGGGCAGGTAGGTGCGGCCCCGAAATTGCGTATTCGTGGTACGTCAACTATCCTCGGTAATCAAGAACCTGTGTGGGTATTGGATGGTATCGTGCTACGTGATCCGGTGAATGTAAGTCCTTCATTGATTAATAATTTGGACTTCGTGAATCTGGTCGGTAATGCGATTTCCGGTATTAACCCGGAAGACATCGAGCGTATCGACATCCTAAAAGATGCCTCTGCTACGGCTCTTTACGGGGCGAAAGCGGCAAACGGGGTGATTAATATCACGACTAAGAAAGGAAAGGCGGGTCCTCCTTCCGTGACGTATAGCATGAACGGTAAGTTTACTGCCCGTCCCCGTTACACGGACAAGAGTATCTATCTGATGAACTCCAAAGAGCGCATCGCTTATTCTAAGGAAATCATAGAGAAAGGATTATCCTACCCGACAATCAAGAATTGGGTAGGTTACGAGGGTGCCTTGGAAAAGTATAACAACGGAATATATACCTATCAACAATTTACAGACGAGGTGGCAAGACTGGAAACCGTGAATACAGACTGGTTCGATTTGATCACGGAGGACGTGTTCTCCAATAGTCACACGTTAAGCCTGTCGGGAGGTAGTTCGAATGTACGTTACTATGCATCCTTGGGATATTCCAACGAGAAAGGGGTTATCAAGGGAGAGAAAAATGATCGTTACTCTGCGAGCTTGAACGTCAACGGGAACTTCAATAAATTTATCTTCTCTTTCGGTATGCTGGCCAATAAAGGTGTGCGAGAATACGTGAACAGCGAGGTGAATATTTTGGATTATGCTTACAATACCTCTCGCGCCATTCCGGCGTTCAACGAGGATGGCAGTTTATACTTCTATGATGTAGAGGGTACATCGAATGCTAGTGCCGGATTGCCATTGGCTTTTAACGCCCTGCACGAGATGAAAAATTACCGGGATGAGTACAACAGCTCCGGTGTAACTTTAAATATGAATTTGAATTACCGTTTCAACGATTGGTTGAAAACGCAATTTATATTTTCTTATAGTATCAACAATACCATGCAGGAAACATTTATTGATGCAAACTCGTTTTACGCCTCTAACCTGCGGGGAACGAACTATGGAGAGGAATTGACTACCGACATGAAATCCAAGAGTCTCTTGCCCGTGGGGGGCGAGTACCGTGAAGATTTTACTCGCAATGATAATTACACAACCCGTTTACAATTTGACTTCACAAAATTCTTGGATTGTGACAGCAAACACTTGATCAATGCTGCATTAGGGTTTGAATTAGCCTCTTCTAAATACGACGGGAAACGCCAGACACACCGCGGTTATCTACCCGAGCGGGGAAAGATATTTGCAGAGATTGACCCGGATGTGTATCCGGAGTTTACCAAGTGGAAAATGAAAGACGAAAATGCTAGGAGTATTGTCACGGATAACATACAGAACGAAATGTCCGCTTATTTCACGTTGACTTATACGTTGAATAACGCTTATTCATTCAATTTCAACACCCGAGCAGATGCATCCAACAAGTTTGGGGATCGTAGTAATGAAAAAATATTGCCCGTGTGGTCCGTTTCGGCAAGCTGGGATATGAAAGCCAATATCTTGAAAGACATTAGTTGGGTGAATGGTTTGTCCGTGCGCGGTTCTTTCGGTTACCAAGGAAATATGCTGAGCAATCAGACGCCTGAGTTGATCATCAAGAAGGGCAACATGAATAATTATTTCGAAGAATACGAGTCCAATATCGAGCATTACCCGAATCCCAATTTACGCTGGGAAAAAACAGGAGCCTTCAACGGATCGGTGGATTTTGCACTCTTGGACAATCGCATTCGGGGAACCTTGTCCTATTTCTACAAGAAAACGAAGGATGCCTTCTTGAGTAAGACCGTGGCGGACATCAACGGGGTAGAAACCTACGTGATCAACTCAGGTACGCTTGAAAATAAGGGATTCGAGATCAGTTTCAACTTTACTCCGTTCAAAGCCGGAGGAGAAGTTGGTGGTTTTCGCTGGGATATTGACCCGCAGATTGGACAGGTGCTGAACACCTTGTTGACCAAAGCGGTAAACAACAATAGCTTTGAGAAAGAACAGGATGAGATATTCTATACCAACTACCTCGACGGTTCCGCCTTGATCGAGGGCGAACCCTTGAACACCTTCTTCTCTTATAAATTCATGGGCCTCTCTCCCGAGGACGGGCGCCCGATGTACTACGATGTGGAAAAAGAACACGAGGAAGAGTATTTGGAGATGGACCGGGAAGAAGTCTTCCGCCGGGTGATGAAAGTTTCCGGTACCCGTGTGCCCGTGCTACAAGGTGGTGTGACGAACACATTCTCCTACAAGCGTATGTCGTTAAGTTTGAACTTTGCGTATTCCTTTGGTTCTAAGATCCGGTTGATGCGCCTTTATGGGGCAAACAGCAACGGAACCACCGTTGCCCCGCTTCCTGAGAGAAACGTACGTCGGGAATTCGTGAAACGTTGGCAGCGTCCGGGGGACGAGAAACACACCAACATTCCCGGCTTATTACCTAACAGCGAGTATGCCTCGACTTTGCGTCCTTGGTGGAAGACGGGGAATAACAATTCCATAAACTTTGCTGATAATATTTGGCAGATGTATGATAACTCTGATATTCGCACCGTGAGCGGTAATTACTTGAAACTGCAATCTTTCGTGTTTAATTACACCTTGCCCGATGAATTCTGCAAGAAATTGTTACTGAAATCGGCGTACATCGGTGTATCCGGGAGCAATCTATTTACTATTTGTAGTTCTAAGCTCAAGGGACAGGATCCCACGCAATCGGGAACGACCGACCAGTTGAACCTCTCCATTCGTCCCTCGTACTCGGTTAATTTAGGTGTCACTTTTTAATTCGATAATACTATGAAAAACAATATAATAATAACTTGTTACACCTGCTTTCTGTTTCTTTTCAGCTCATGTGACTCTTTCTTGGAGGAATATTCTCAGGATTTGACTTATGCAAAAACGGCTGCAGACTTGGATGAGATTCTTATCGGAGACGGTTATATGAAAGTTTCGACAGATCTGATTTCATTAGGAAATTCAGATGGTTACTATTTCCCTTGGTTGCATGTAATGGATGACGACATTGCACAAATATCCACGGGATGGAGTGCCGATGGATCCGTGTTTACCAACTTTGCTGATTTCTACCTTTGGAGTGAATACCCTTATATGCGTGAGGGAAAAGAGGTGGACGATGTCGATTGGAAACGCCTCTACAAACACATCAATTCCTTGAACGTTATCCTTTCTAAGACTGGAGAGATAAATAACGATCTTCCCGGGGAGATTGACCGCATCAAGGGAGAATGCTATTTTCTGCGTGGGGTATATTACTTTTACTTGGTCAACCTTTATGCGAAACCTTATGCAAAAGCTACTGCATCCACCGACTTGGGTGTTCCTGTGAAAACTACGGAATACGTGGAGGATATCTACTTTAAGCGTAACACGATGGAAGAAACGTACGCCCGTATCACGGAAGATCTTACTGAGGCTGCACGGTTACTGAAAGGCAAAAAACACAAGACTGTTTATCGTGCCGGATTCCATGCTGCTCACGCTTTCTTGAGTCGCGTGTACCTCTACATGGAGCAGTACGACAAGTCAATCGCGTCCGCTGATTCTGTGTTGCAAGGCAATTATTCCTTACTTGATTATAACGAACGTTTTGCTCTTGTGCAGCCGGACTCTTGGGGTACAATAAACGAGGGGGTCAGCGTGACTTATAAAGATTCTCCAGAAACGATATTTTCGCAAGGTGGTAATTGTTTTGAAAATTCTCTTTCGGATATGACCGACATGAGTAATTTCAACGTGTCGGACGACTTGGTAGCCATGTTTAGTAAAGAACTGGGCAATGATTTGCGTTTCGGTTCGTGGTTGGGTATATATAAGGATCCTTGGAATGCTGTATACAAGGTGAGAAAACTCGTGGATGATAAGGACGGGATGGTATCATCCGAGTGTTTGTTACGCTTATCTGAAGTTTTTCTGAACAAGGCAGAAGCTTTAGCCATGCTTTCTCGTGAGGATGAGGCGATGAATTTGATTGAGGAGTTACGGGTAAAACGAATGAAACAGGGATCATATACTCCGCTCGATAAGAGAACGGGAGAGAAGCTGGTACAGCTCGTTCGTGACGAGCGCCGCCGTGAACTCTGTTTCGAGGGGCATCGCTGGTTCGACTTGCGCCGTTATGCCGTGAATTCAGTCTATCCTTATACCAAACAGATCATACACGATTACTATTTCTATAATAACACGACGGGGACCCGTGAGTATTTAGGAAGCTACCGCCTGAACGAGTATGGTGAAGAACCCGCCTACGTTATCCCGATTCCGCGTTCCGTGATTGAGTTTAATAAGGGAAATATGGTGGATAATGCCACTCGCCCGCAGAGAGAAATGTTTAAACGTTTTTAATCTTACTGGAAATGAAATATTATATATTACTTCTCGGAATCCTGTTTTTCGTAACAGGATGTAGCAAAGAAAATGACTTAACACCGTCTCCTGCGGGTAAGAATTGGTTTCAACTTGAGGATGATTCTGCCGATCGAGTGCAACACGCCGCCTACGAGGTGTACACCGAGTGGGGTATCCCCGTATTCTGTCACGACACGATTGGAAGTGAGGAACGGGGGACTGATCACGATGGTAATATCATCGTGTTTCATAAAGTACTAGACTTAAATTATAATATGAACAATCCTGCTAATTTGAATAGCGTCACCAATAAAAAACGTATCTTGATACGTGATGAGACGGACCGCTTGGCGGGCATCAAGTTCGTGGATGAGGTGTTTTTACCTGAGGTGCCGGATGGTTTTTACATCCAGTCCATTCTCTTGCTGGACTCGCTCTATGAGCAAGAAAGAGAGGGAGGGGAGAAAAAAATGTTAAAAATGCATCAGGGAATGGAAACGCTTGCAGTAGCGGATATTCCGTTGATTGCTGATATGAGCGTTGAAGAGCAAGTGGAACGGGCAGGGGAGATTATTACTTACATGACATTGAACTTTTTGGCAAAGAACCCTTCTGATCGCTTAACAGACTTCAAACGGGTTAGCTACGATCCTACCACGCAGAGAAGCTTTTACGAAATGTCGGTGAGGGCTCCTTATTATCCGGGGGATCTCTCCTGCTTGGAACCAGCCCATTGGGAAACGTATGGTTTTTTGGATTTCGATCGTTCTAAATATCACTATATTGACGGTTCTGAAATTGGCAGTTGGTATTATACACTTGGGGGCGAAGATGCTGACGTTGAAGATTTCGTTATGGCAGCGGTATCCTATAGAGAGAACGATTTCAAGGCGGAATACGCAGACTACCCGAAAGTGTTGGAGAAATTTGCTATCATACGCGAGATCCTTGGGGAGATTGGATTTAAATTGAAGTAAACATGATGCGATACTTGTATAAAAGAACCCCATTTCTCTTATGTGGGGTATTGTGCGTGCTGACCACCTTCTCGCAGAATGCGAGGGTGGTCTTTAAATCGAATCCCGTCTTTAAGCGTTTCCCTGCAGAACTACTGAAGGAGACGAAGTACGACATGATTTTGCCTGAGCGTATGTTGTCGGGAGATTCACTTGTGTTCGAGCTTGAGGTCGCTGACCCGGAAGGTGAGTATTACCGTCTGTATGATTGGGGCGGGTTGAACTTGTTCGTGAAACCCGGCAACAAGATCCTAGTGGATTACAACTCCCGAGAGCGCTGGAAAACACGGTTCGAGGGAGATTTGTCAGCGGAAAATGCTTGGCTAAACCAGTCCTGTTTCCTCTCCGGCACGATGCTCTACCCGGCGGGATTTACCGACACGCTTACTTATCAGGATTTTCGTCGACAGGTGTTTGCTAACGTTGACTCGTTGAAACGAACAATGAAAAGGGCCTCTGCGTCTGAAACTTTTATCGCTGCCTCTCGAATTCGACTTGATTTCTTGGCGCTGGGCACGTTAATGAACTACTACCAGACGATTGCTTACAGAAAGAAAAACGAGCTTATGCCTGCGAACTTCGAGGTGTGGCATGAGTCGTTCAAGGGGATGTTTTTGAAAGACTTTCTAAAAGATGCCCGCAGGATATGCCGTCGTTATAACGAGAATGATGTACTGGGCTATCGACAGGTTACTCAAACCTTGTCAGGAATTGTCTACCTTGCCGGGACAGATTTCGTGGAACGGATGGGGTATCATCTTTTCAACGATGAGTATGCCTTGGTGCAACTATTGAATGATCCGACACGTTTGTACAGTCAAGAACTTTTAGAACTACCTGCGCAAGTAAGCGATAGTGTTGTTCTGCGTGTGGTGAACGAGCTGATTAGCGAGAAACGCAACTTATTGACGGGAGCAGATGTTATGGACTTCGAATTTCGTGACACGAGCGGTAACGTGCATAAACTCTCCGATTATAAGGGGGAACCTCTGTATATCGACGTGTGGGCCACTTGGTGTAATCCTTGTAAGGCTTTGGCGCCCGCTTTTCATGAGCTGGCCGTGAAGTTTCAGGGGAAAAATATACGCTTTATCTCTATTTCCATTGATAAACGGGTTACCCCGTGGTTAACGTATTTGCGGGGAAAGGATATGGCGAAAAACGTGTTGGAAATGCATACCGGGGATAAAGCTTTCCGGAAGAAATACCTGATCAGCGGGATTCCTCGTTTCATACTGATTGATAAAGATTTTAAGATACGTGCAGCATTTGCCCCCACGCCGACAATGGACGGGATAGAGACCTTGTTAGAGCAGGTTGCAAACGAATAGCCATGAAGTATATGCGGAAATGAGACCGCGTTTGGACATTTTTCTGGTCATGCAAAGATTCAGGTTTTAGCCGTAAAATGGCTGATACCTGAATCTTTTTTTAGTAGATAATGGTTGAAGGTGTTTCAAGTCTCGGATTAAGCGTTAAATTTGTCGGAATGGATATTGAAATTTAGAGTACATGCAATTATCAGAAGATCAAATTATAAAATTGGCCCCGGATGCGGCATCCGTGAAAGCCGGGAAGGGATTGGCCTCGGCAGCGAAATGGGTGTTGCGGGGAGCGAGTGACTGGGCGTTATGGGGGCATTGTCAGGGAAGTGGTAAGAATCCCTACCAGACGCAGGTCGATTTGCAGAATATCGCTTTCAAATGTTCGTGTCCCAGCCATAAGTTTCCTTGTAAACATAGCTTGGGGCTTTTATTTTTATATGCTTCTCAGCCGGATTTATTCACGACAGGGGAAGAACCCGATTGGGTGAAGGAGTGGTTGGAGAAACGTGCGGGAAAAGCGGTGGAGAAGAAGGAAAAAGCGGATAAACCCGTGGATGTAGAGGCTCAGGCGAAGAGGCAGGAGGCTCGACACAAAAAGGTATTGAACGGTGTGGACGATTTGCAGGGATGGTTGAAGGACCTCGTGCGAAGTGGTCTGTTGAATGTTCCGGAGCGGGCGCAAGCCCTGTTTGCCGGGATTTCCAAGCGTATGGTCGATGCACAGGCTCCCGGTTTGGCGGGGATGATGCGGCAGTTACAGGAGATTCATTATTTCGGTGAGGACTGGAAGTACGAGCTGACGGCGGGAGCAAGCCGGGCGTACCTCGTGGCGGAAAGCTACAAGCACCTCGATCAGTTGTCCCCGGAATGGCAGGATGAAATCCGTACTCTCGTGGGATACCCGCAGGCCAAGGAGGAGGTGTTGGCTAACGGGGAACAGGTTTCCGACGATTGGTTGGTTGTTGCCTCGGAAAGTCTGCAACAAGACCGGTTGACGGTAGAGTACAATTGGTTGTACGGCCGACAGACCTGTCGGTATGCGCTCTTCTTGCAATTCTTAACACCGGGAGCTTTGGCGGAAACCGCTTTATTACCAGGTAGTGTTGTCGTGGCAGATGTGACATTTTACAAGGGTGTGACTCCGACTCGGGTATTATTCCGTGAACAGAAAGGTACAAGAGAACCCTTTATCCCATCCGGAAAAGGATGTTGTGCGGGATTGGCAGAGGCCATGCAGGTCTATCGGGAGAGTATGACTCGTAATCCTTTCACGTATGAAGTACCCGTGTTGGTTAGCGAGGTGCGTCTTGTGATGCACGAAAAACAGGTGTGGATTAAGGATAGCAACGAGTATCTGATTCCGTTAACCTTGGGAGAGGCCGGCAAATTGAAAGGTTTTGCCGTGACCGGCGGACGGGAATTCACGGGGTTCTTCCTTGCCGGGGAGCGGTCATGGAGAGTGTTATCGTTATGGATAGAGGATAAATATTACACGTTAAGCAATGAGTATAACGGATAATGTCATAAATATAGCCTTGTTGGGAACGGCTAACCGGGAGATGACTTCCGGCGAGTTACCGGAAGATCTTGCCGGGACGTTGGAGCGGGTAAAAGAGAACGCTACAGACGGGGAGGAGGTCTTCTATAAGGGGGCTGCGGCTTTTTTCGCTTACTATCGTTCGGGTTTGGAACCTTTGAAGTTAAAAGATCCTGTTCCGGTTTCAGAGGCTGGGCCGGAAATGCGGCCTTATGTCGGTCAGAAAGCGGCTGCGATACTAAGTATTTTGCTGGGGGAAAAGTATGCTAATATGTTGCTTTTTTGGTACCGGAAAGCGGCAGAGCGGGAACAGTTGATTCCGCCGGAATATCTGCCGCAAGTGTTGGCACGAGTTTTTCAGCCGGGGAGCCAGACGGCAAAACGGGAGCGGCAATTACTGATCTCGCTGGTGGGTAACCGGGGGCGTTGGTTATTACCCATTATGGGATATGCCGCTTTGCAGGAAGAGGATGAGGATACGTGGGAAACGGCCACTCATGCCGATCGAAAACTGATACTTTCACGGGTACGTCGTGAGAATCCTGCCCGGGGTATCGAGATGTTACGTGCTGAATGGAAAAACGAGTCTGCCCAGCATCGTGCGGAGTTTCTGGCTTGTCTGGAGACCGGTTTGTCGGTAGCGGATGAGGATTTTTTAGAGGAAGTACGGGGTGGTGACCGGAGTTCTACCGTGCGGGACGAGGCCCTACGTTTGTTACGTATGATCCCGGAATCCCGAATCTTGCACTTGTTTGCCGAGACGTTAAAGAAACATTTGCATTATCGTCGTTTGCTTGGTTGGTCTGTGGACCCGATTGCTTACACGGAAGAATTCAAGAAGTTAGGAATAAACGAAGTGAGTAGTAATAAAGGCGAGAGCGACAGTGATTATATCCTGCGACAAATGGCACAATGTATGCCTTTGTCCTTTTGGTGCGAGTTTTTCGATTGTGATCCGGAGACGGCAGCCCAGCGGATGCGTAAATCACCCCCTTTTTCAAAACATATTTACTTGACAGATACGATACTGGGTTATAAAAATCGGGATTGGGCCTACCACGTGCTGAAAGATGAACGGGTACTTCAGTCTCCCGACTTGATGCAATTGGTTCCCTTATTATCCGTGGAACAGCGGGAGCAATTGAATTTAAGCGGGAAAGCCGACCGGAATTTTTACATCAGTCAATGGTTCGACGAGGACGATAGCGAGTGGGGAGAGAAATTCTCCCGGGGCGTGTTGAAGATGATTTACGCCATGGACTATTGTTATTATGACCGTCCGACCTGCGAGGCGCTGGCTTTACGCCTTCCTGCCTCGATGTATGATTACGTGTCCACTTTAGGGACGTCACGGGAGAGTAGTGCCAGCCACTGGGAGTTCACGGTTCGTTTGCAACAACTGTTATTGATGAAAAAGGAAATAATACAGGCGTTTTAATTTTAGATTTTAGATTTCAGCCGCACGGGGCTGGCTCTTTTTAAAGGATTCTTTCATCTAAAATTGTTTGGGTATAAGAGACAAATATCAAAAAGAAAAAATATGGGTTTATTATTAAGACAACATGCGGAACAGCAATTCGAGGAAGAGTTGCACGAGTT
The window above is part of the Butyricimonas paravirosa genome. Proteins encoded here:
- a CDS encoding SWIM zinc finger domain-containing protein, translating into MQLSEDQIIKLAPDAASVKAGKGLASAAKWVLRGASDWALWGHCQGSGKNPYQTQVDLQNIAFKCSCPSHKFPCKHSLGLLFLYASQPDLFTTGEEPDWVKEWLEKRAGKAVEKKEKADKPVDVEAQAKRQEARHKKVLNGVDDLQGWLKDLVRSGLLNVPERAQALFAGISKRMVDAQAPGLAGMMRQLQEIHYFGEDWKYELTAGASRAYLVAESYKHLDQLSPEWQDEIRTLVGYPQAKEEVLANGEQVSDDWLVVASESLQQDRLTVEYNWLYGRQTCRYALFLQFLTPGALAETALLPGSVVVADVTFYKGVTPTRVLFREQKGTREPFIPSGKGCCAGLAEAMQVYRESMTRNPFTYEVPVLVSEVRLVMHEKQVWIKDSNEYLIPLTLGEAGKLKGFAVTGGREFTGFFLAGERSWRVLSLWIEDKYYTLSNEYNG
- a CDS encoding TlpA family protein disulfide reductase, translating into MMRYLYKRTPFLLCGVLCVLTTFSQNARVVFKSNPVFKRFPAELLKETKYDMILPERMLSGDSLVFELEVADPEGEYYRLYDWGGLNLFVKPGNKILVDYNSRERWKTRFEGDLSAENAWLNQSCFLSGTMLYPAGFTDTLTYQDFRRQVFANVDSLKRTMKRASASETFIAASRIRLDFLALGTLMNYYQTIAYRKKNELMPANFEVWHESFKGMFLKDFLKDARRICRRYNENDVLGYRQVTQTLSGIVYLAGTDFVERMGYHLFNDEYALVQLLNDPTRLYSQELLELPAQVSDSVVLRVVNELISEKRNLLTGADVMDFEFRDTSGNVHKLSDYKGEPLYIDVWATWCNPCKALAPAFHELAVKFQGKNIRFISISIDKRVTPWLTYLRGKDMAKNVLEMHTGDKAFRKKYLISGIPRFILIDKDFKIRAAFAPTPTMDGIETLLEQVANE
- a CDS encoding RagB/SusD family nutrient uptake outer membrane protein, with translation MKNNIIITCYTCFLFLFSSCDSFLEEYSQDLTYAKTAADLDEILIGDGYMKVSTDLISLGNSDGYYFPWLHVMDDDIAQISTGWSADGSVFTNFADFYLWSEYPYMREGKEVDDVDWKRLYKHINSLNVILSKTGEINNDLPGEIDRIKGECYFLRGVYYFYLVNLYAKPYAKATASTDLGVPVKTTEYVEDIYFKRNTMEETYARITEDLTEAARLLKGKKHKTVYRAGFHAAHAFLSRVYLYMEQYDKSIASADSVLQGNYSLLDYNERFALVQPDSWGTINEGVSVTYKDSPETIFSQGGNCFENSLSDMTDMSNFNVSDDLVAMFSKELGNDLRFGSWLGIYKDPWNAVYKVRKLVDDKDGMVSSECLLRLSEVFLNKAEALAMLSREDEAMNLIEELRVKRMKQGSYTPLDKRTGEKLVQLVRDERRRELCFEGHRWFDLRRYAVNSVYPYTKQIIHDYYFYNNTTGTREYLGSYRLNEYGEEPAYVIPIPRSVIEFNKGNMVDNATRPQREMFKRF
- a CDS encoding DUF5691 domain-containing protein; the protein is MSITDNVINIALLGTANREMTSGELPEDLAGTLERVKENATDGEEVFYKGAAAFFAYYRSGLEPLKLKDPVPVSEAGPEMRPYVGQKAAAILSILLGEKYANMLLFWYRKAAEREQLIPPEYLPQVLARVFQPGSQTAKRERQLLISLVGNRGRWLLPIMGYAALQEEDEDTWETATHADRKLILSRVRRENPARGIEMLRAEWKNESAQHRAEFLACLETGLSVADEDFLEEVRGGDRSSTVRDEALRLLRMIPESRILHLFAETLKKHLHYRRLLGWSVDPIAYTEEFKKLGINEVSSNKGESDSDYILRQMAQCMPLSFWCEFFDCDPETAAQRMRKSPPFSKHIYLTDTILGYKNRDWAYHVLKDERVLQSPDLMQLVPLLSVEQREQLNLSGKADRNFYISQWFDEDDSEWGEKFSRGVLKMIYAMDYCYYDRPTCEALALRLPASMYDYVSTLGTSRESSASHWEFTVRLQQLLLMKKEIIQAF
- a CDS encoding SusC/RagA family TonB-linked outer membrane protein, whose protein sequence is MKTLLALFLFMNVSVVSTYAQQQKKMDISVDKMPLIDVLVQIRQMSGFAFVYDSDAVKKAAPVSLKMKNVTVQEILDKCFAGTLFTYLMEDNLVIIKLQKSPVVGKQVENQKITGVVTDEKKMPLPGVTVVVKGVTLGTATDMNGRFSLLLPTIKDVSLLFSFIGMETTEVKYTGQDTINVVMKEEQSELSEVVVTGYQTIDRRKNTSAVQSIEMDKIKVPGVQTIDQLLESHVPGMIFMQNSGQVGAAPKLRIRGTSTILGNQEPVWVLDGIVLRDPVNVSPSLINNLDFVNLVGNAISGINPEDIERIDILKDASATALYGAKAANGVINITTKKGKAGPPSVTYSMNGKFTARPRYTDKSIYLMNSKERIAYSKEIIEKGLSYPTIKNWVGYEGALEKYNNGIYTYQQFTDEVARLETVNTDWFDLITEDVFSNSHTLSLSGGSSNVRYYASLGYSNEKGVIKGEKNDRYSASLNVNGNFNKFIFSFGMLANKGVREYVNSEVNILDYAYNTSRAIPAFNEDGSLYFYDVEGTSNASAGLPLAFNALHEMKNYRDEYNSSGVTLNMNLNYRFNDWLKTQFIFSYSINNTMQETFIDANSFYASNLRGTNYGEELTTDMKSKSLLPVGGEYREDFTRNDNYTTRLQFDFTKFLDCDSKHLINAALGFELASSKYDGKRQTHRGYLPERGKIFAEIDPDVYPEFTKWKMKDENARSIVTDNIQNEMSAYFTLTYTLNNAYSFNFNTRADASNKFGDRSNEKILPVWSVSASWDMKANILKDISWVNGLSVRGSFGYQGNMLSNQTPELIIKKGNMNNYFEEYESNIEHYPNPNLRWEKTGAFNGSVDFALLDNRIRGTLSYFYKKTKDAFLSKTVADINGVETYVINSGTLENKGFEISFNFTPFKAGGEVGGFRWDIDPQIGQVLNTLLTKAVNNNSFEKEQDEIFYTNYLDGSALIEGEPLNTFFSYKFMGLSPEDGRPMYYDVEKEHEEEYLEMDREEVFRRVMKVSGTRVPVLQGGVTNTFSYKRMSLSLNFAYSFGSKIRLMRLYGANSNGTTVAPLPERNVRREFVKRWQRPGDEKHTNIPGLLPNSEYASTLRPWWKTGNNNSINFADNIWQMYDNSDIRTVSGNYLKLQSFVFNYTLPDEFCKKLLLKSAYIGVSGSNLFTICSSKLKGQDPTQSGTTDQLNLSIRPSYSVNLGVTF